One stretch of Rhipicephalus sanguineus isolate Rsan-2018 chromosome 10, BIME_Rsan_1.4, whole genome shotgun sequence DNA includes these proteins:
- the LOC119406896 gene encoding uncharacterized protein LOC119406896, producing MKAYVVLALLILGHLCHIQAATLSKPATSTDDAKKLLTEKLSHSIMEHREELLDALKAIDSTGDGTDEQILPALLVPIITAIAGGAVSGAVGAGVAIAVQKG from the exons ATGAAGGCCTACGTCGTCTTGGCACTCCTCATCCTGGGCCATTTGTGTC ATATTCAAGCAGCCACGCTGAGCAAGCCAGCAACGAGCACGGACGACGCGAAGAAGCTGCTCACCGAGAAACTTTCCCATTCCATCATGGAACACCGTGAAGAACTTCTCGATGCTCTCAAGGCAATCGACAGCACAGGCGACGGAACCGATGAGCAGATCTTGCCAGCCCTACTTGTGCCCATAATTACGGCAATTGCCGGCGGCGCTGTATCCGGAGCTGTTGGAGCCGGTGTGGCGATAGCCGTTCAGAAAGGCTGA
- the LOC119372339 gene encoding uncharacterized protein LOC119372339: protein MNAFPILVLLILGHLCQIQAATLNKPPNNVDALKKHLVEKIVQSLVDGREDHGETLEALKTTLSAVIDETDEQSITVIAILIAAGIAGGLIGGAAGGAATSAVAEAIGK, encoded by the exons ATGAACGCCTTCCCGATCCTGGTCCTCCTAATCCTGGGACATCTGTGTC AAATTCAAGCTGCGACGTTGAACAAGCCTCCAAACAATGTGGACGCCCTGAAGAAACATCTGGTGGAAAAGATTGTCCAGTCTCTCGTGGACGGACGAGAAGACCACGGCGAAACTCTAGAGGCGCTGAAGACGACGCTTAGCGCCGTCATCGACGAAACGGACGAACAGTCCATCACTGTCATAGCTATCCTCATTGCTGCGGGAATCGCAGGTGGCCTCATAGGTGGTGCCGCAGGCGGCGCTGCTACATCTGCCGTGGCGGAGGCAATTGGCAAATAG